The genome window GCGGCGACAGAGGGCCAAGAACGCCTGCGTTGCCGACGAAGGCGTCGAGCTTGCCCCAGCGTTCGAACAGCGCCGCGCCGAGACGGTCAAGCGCGTCGAAATCGGCGAGATCGCAAGGAACGAGCGTCGCCTCGCCGCCGAGCGCGCGAATCTCGTCGTCGAGTTCTTCAAGCGCGCCCTGCGTGCGCGCGAGCGCCACGACATGCGCGCCCTCGCGGGCGAGCTCCAGCGCGAGGGCGCGTCCGATGCCGCGCGAGGCGCCGGTGACAAGAGCGATGCGGGGGGAAAGTGAAGGACTCAAGAATTATCCGCCAGTGAAGTCCCAGGGGTTGATGAGCTCGATTGGCAGGCCCGAAAAATGTCGCACATTGCGCGTCGCAATCGATGCGTTGCGAGAGAACGCGATCCCTGCGATTTGGGTGTCCCGGATTTCTATCGGACGACCAATCTTGAGGCGCTCCGCCGCAACCGAGGCGGTGGCCAAAGCCGCCTCAAGATCGAAGCTCGCGATGCGCTGCGCGAAGTCTTCATTCAGCATTGTGTAGATCGCTGCGATGAGCCGGTTCTTGCGTTCGCTGTCGCCCAGCCTTGCGACGCCTTGATACAGCTCCATCGCCGTAATGGATGTCGTCCAGAGTTGTTCAGATCGCTGACGGTCGACCCGTGTTCGAACGCGCGGCGAGGGCTCCGAGCGCATCAATTCGGAAAGAACGTTTGTATCAACGATGATCAATCGAATTCAGCCGGTTTGATTTCTTCACCGGGCAGTTCAAAGGCTGCGGCTTCCCGTTCGCTGAGGCCAATTTCGTGAAACCGAGTTGTAATTCGCGTACCCAATCCGGAGGGAAGAGCGGGCGGCGGGAAGAGTCCAACGACGTCCTGAATAATCGCGCGCGCTTCTTCTTCGACGCTGCGGCCGTGTTCGGCGGCGCGAGCGCGCAAATGTTTGGATACAGTATCGTCGATATTGTTGATGATCAGTTGAGACATGACGATGGCCTAACAGAAAATGTATAGCCCTATTCCGAATTCGACGCCAACTGAGTCGTCGGGTGGCGGGGTGATATTTGATTTTGGACTGAAAGGAGATTCGCTCGCAAATGCTGAGGCGCTCGCTAGCGAACCAGCATCAATCGCCATGCGAACATGGGCCAGCGCATCGGCTCAGCTCGCTTCGGCCAGCAGCGACAGTTGCGCGCGGTTTTCGCCGACGAGGTCGGTCAGCGACGTGGGATAATCGCCGGTGAAGCAGTGGTCGGTGAACTGCGGCCGGATCGGATCGCGGCGCTCATAGCCCATGGCGCGATAGATGCCGTCGACCGACAGAAAGGCGAGCGAGTCGCAGCCGATATATTCGCGCATCTCCTCGAGCGTATGCGTCGCGGCGAGCAGCTTGTCCTTTTGCGGCGTGTCGATGCCGTAATAATCCGGATTGGTGATCGGCGGCGACGAAATCAGGAAATGCACTTCCGTCGCGCCGGCGTCGCGCATCATCTGCACGATTTTCACCGAGGTCGTGCCGCGCACGATCGAATCGTCGATGAGGATGACGCGCTTTCCGGCCACGACGCAGCGATTGGCGCTGTGCTTCATGCGCACGCCGAAATCGCGGGCGATCTGCGTCGGCTCGATGAAGGTGCGCCCGACATAGTGATTGCGGATGATGCCGAGTTCGAACGGCACGCCCGACTGCTGCGAATAGCCGAGCGCCGCCGGCACGCCGGAGTCCGGCACGGGCACCACCACGTCCGCCTCGATCAGGCGCTCGCGCGCGAGCTCGGCGCCCATCGCCTTGCGCACCTCATAGACCGGACGGCCATGGACGATGGAATCGGGACGGGCGAAATAGATGTATTCGAAGATGCAGGGGCGCATCGGCTGCGGCGGGAACGGCCGCAAGCTTTGAATGCCGTCCTCGGAGATAACGACGATCTCGCCGTTCATCACGTCGCGCACGAAGCGCGCGCCGATGATGTCGAGCGCGCAAGTTTCCGACGCGAGAATATATTTTCCGTTGAATTCGCCGATGACGAGCGGCCGAATGCCGAGCGGATCGCGCGCGCCGATCAGCTTCTTGTTGGTGAGCGCGACGAGCGAATAAGCGCCTTCGATCGAGCGAAGCGCTTCGATGAAACGGTCGATGAGCAGCGGCCTGCGGCTGCGCGCGACGAGATGAAGGATGACCTCGGTGTCCGAAGTCGACTGGAAGATCGCGCCTTCGCGGATCAGTTCGCGCCGCAGCGTCTGGGCGTTGGTGAGATTGCCGTTGTGGGCGACCGCGAAGCCGCCCGTGTTCAGTTCCGCGAACAGCGGCTGCACGTTGCGCAGCATCGTTTCGCCCGTCGTGGCGTAGCGGACATGGCCGATCGCGGCGGCGCCCGGCAGGCGTTCGATGGCGCTTTCCTGAGAGAAGTGGTCGCCGACGAGCCCCAAACGGCGCTCGCCATAAAAGCGGCCGCCGTCGAAAGTGACGATGCCGGCCGCCTCTTGGCCGCGGTGCTGCAGGGCGTGCAAGCCCAAGGCGGCGATCGCTGCGGCGTCCGGCAGATCGAAGACGCCGAACACGCCGCAATATTCGCGAAGCCTGTCGCCGTCGAGATCGTCTGTGGCGTCAATCTCGCGGGATGAGGATCGTTGAAGATCCTCGGCGGCCTCCGTCATGCTTTGTCCCCCGTGACGCGCCGCCGCTCAGCACTCCCAAGCGCCCTGGCGTCGCATTCCCGTCATATGTGCCAGCGGCGGGGCCCAACCGCAAGACCATCATTCAGGCTTGTCGCCCGATTGAGGCGCCGACTCGGCTGGCGCCTCAGCCGGAGTTTCCGAGCTTGCGTCGGTCGGCGCAGGCTGAATCTTGTCCGGCTCGACGTCGGCCGGCGGCTCCTCATTCGTCGGAGCGCCCTTCTTCGCCTTGATCTTGGCGACGAGGCTGTCGATGTCGTCGGGCAGCATTTCCCGCAATTTCTCGCCGCCAGCCGTCAGGAAGGGCTTAGCGCGCGCGTCCTTGATCCATTCGGGCTGATTCGTTTCGGGCACCAGCCAGCTGTAAAAAACAAAGGCGACGACGGCGAGCAGCGCGCCGCGCACGGCGCCGAACAGGAAGCCGAGCGTGCGATCGAGGGCGCCGACCTTCGAATCGAGAATGACGTCCGAGAGCTTCACCGTGATCAGAGAAACAGCGATCAAAGCGACAAAAAACACCGAGGCCACGGCGGCCGCGAGAGCGATCTCGTCCTTGCTGACATATGGTTTGATGTAGGGCAGGGCGAGCGGATAAAAGAAATACGCCGCCGCCGCCGCCGCAACCCAGGACAGGATTGCCAGGACTTCGCGGGTGAAGCCGCGCAAAAGAGCGAGCATCCCCGAAACCAGAACGACGGTAATCACAGCCAAATCAAGATATGACGGCATCGCTAGCCCCTTGCTTGTTCGCCCCGAGCTCTGAACGCTTCTGAACGGGCTGTTGGCCGCCTTGCGGGCGACATCCGTACGACCCTCTCCAGAACCTGTGTCGACTTTGCGCCGCCGCAGGCAGCCAAGCGTCGGTCCGGCAGGCGTTTCGCATTCGCACTGGCAGCCTTCTAACGCATCTTGGGGCCAGCCGGAAACACTAATGCGCGAGACCTCTTTAGCCGCGCGCGATCGTTCTTTCGCGCGTCGAAATTCGGGCGATGGCGGCGACGAGGCCGCCGACGTCCGCGCAGGGACGGATCGTCACGCCGGCGCCGCGCCCGTCATCGGAAATTTGCTGCGATTGCGGGACGACGGCGAGATGGAACCCGAGTTTTCCCGACTCGCGCAGGCGCATGCCGGCGTGAATGACGGGCCGCACGGCGCCGGAGAGCCCGATCTCGCCGAAAAAGCACATGTCGGGCGGCAGGACCGCGCCGGTGAGCGACGAGACGAGGGCGGCGGCCGCGGCGAGATCGGCGGCCGGCTCATGGGCCCGAAATCCGCCTGCGACGTTGAGATAGACGTCGTGCATGCCAAGCTTCAGCCCGCCATGCGCTTCGAGCACGGCCAGGATCATGGAGAGCCGATTCTGGTCGAAACCGACGACGGCGCGTCGCGGCGTGCCGAGGGAGCTCGGCGCGACGAGCGCCTGGATTTCGATCAGCAGCGGACGCTGCCCCTCCATGCCGGCGACGACCGCGGCGCCCGGCGCGCCAGAGTCGCGGCCGGCGAGAAAAAGCGCCGAAGGATTGGCGACTTCAGCGAGGCCGAGGCTGGTCATCTCGAAGACGCCGATTTCGCCTGTCGCGCCAAATCGGTTCTTGGAGGCGCGCAGCATGCGGAAATGATGCGCGCCGTCGCCCTCGAAGGACAGGACGGCGTCGACCATATGTTCGACCACGCGCGGCCCTGCGACCTGCCCGTCCTTTGTGACATGGCC of Methylocystis sp. SC2 contains these proteins:
- a CDS encoding Toxin-antitoxin system/ Plasmid stability protein, with translation MSQLIINNIDDTVSKHLRARAAEHGRSVEEEARAIIQDVVGLFPPPALPSGLGTRITTRFHEIGLSEREAAAFELPGEEIKPAEFD
- the radA gene encoding DNA repair protein RadA — translated: MAKSRAVYVCQNCGAVASRWQGRCDSCGEWNSLVEESEAGAPAVSRRAARGRVFELEGLAGEGRSAPRIATGIDEFDRVTGGGFVPGSLLLLGGEPGIGKSTLLIQACATLARRGARVVYISGEEAVAQVRLRATRLDLADAPVELAAATQVEDILATCATGARPALIVIDSIQTMHTNMAESAPGTVTQVRASAQALLRHAKTTGSTIVLVGHVTKDGQVAGPRVVEHMVDAVLSFEGDGAHHFRMLRASKNRFGATGEIGVFEMTSLGLAEVANPSALFLAGRDSGAPGAAVVAGMEGQRPLLIEIQALVAPSSLGTPRRAVVGFDQNRLSMILAVLEAHGGLKLGMHDVYLNVAGGFRAHEPAADLAAAAALVSSLTGAVLPPDMCFFGEIGLSGAVRPVIHAGMRLRESGKLGFHLAVVPQSQQISDDGRGAGVTIRPCADVGGLVAAIARISTRERTIARG
- a CDS encoding type II toxin-antitoxin system VapC family toxin, coding for MIIVDTNVLSELMRSEPSPRVRTRVDRQRSEQLWTTSITAMELYQGVARLGDSERKNRLIAAIYTMLNEDFAQRIASFDLEAALATASVAAERLKIGRPIEIRDTQIAGIAFSRNASIATRNVRHFSGLPIELINPWDFTGG
- the purF gene encoding amidophosphoribosyltransferase gives rise to the protein MTEAAEDLQRSSSREIDATDDLDGDRLREYCGVFGVFDLPDAAAIAALGLHALQHRGQEAAGIVTFDGGRFYGERRLGLVGDHFSQESAIERLPGAAAIGHVRYATTGETMLRNVQPLFAELNTGGFAVAHNGNLTNAQTLRRELIREGAIFQSTSDTEVILHLVARSRRPLLIDRFIEALRSIEGAYSLVALTNKKLIGARDPLGIRPLVIGEFNGKYILASETCALDIIGARFVRDVMNGEIVVISEDGIQSLRPFPPQPMRPCIFEYIYFARPDSIVHGRPVYEVRKAMGAELARERLIEADVVVPVPDSGVPAALGYSQQSGVPFELGIIRNHYVGRTFIEPTQIARDFGVRMKHSANRCVVAGKRVILIDDSIVRGTTSVKIVQMMRDAGATEVHFLISSPPITNPDYYGIDTPQKDKLLAATHTLEEMREYIGCDSLAFLSVDGIYRAMGYERRDPIRPQFTDHCFTGDYPTSLTDLVGENRAQLSLLAEAS
- a CDS encoding CvpA family protein, whose product is MPSYLDLAVITVVLVSGMLALLRGFTREVLAILSWVAAAAAAYFFYPLALPYIKPYVSKDEIALAAAVASVFFVALIAVSLITVKLSDVILDSKVGALDRTLGFLFGAVRGALLAVVAFVFYSWLVPETNQPEWIKDARAKPFLTAGGEKLREMLPDDIDSLVAKIKAKKGAPTNEEPPADVEPDKIQPAPTDASSETPAEAPAESAPQSGDKPE